The nucleotide window accatcacatgaccaggacacaTTGTGATCCCCGGATTAGAACAACAAATGGAATTAAAGCAAAATAGTTACAGAAAATATATGAGGAAACTGTTACTATTAGTTATAGGTTACATAGTGAGTGTAATTACATCAACAATACTgtttctgtgtacatacattatattactgatcctgtattatactccagagctgcactcactattctgctggtggggtcactgtgtacatacattacattactgatcctgagttacatcctgtattatactccagagctgtaatcactattctgctggtggggtcactgtgcacatacattacattactgatcctgagttacatcctgtaatatactccggagctgcactcacttttctgctggtggggtcactgtgtacatacattactgatcctgagttacatcctgtattatactccagagctgcactcactattctgctggtgaggtcactgtgtacatacattactgatcctgagttacatcctgtattatactccagagctgcactcactattctgctggtgaggtcactgtgtacatacattactgaccctgagttacatcctgtattatactccagagctgcactcactatcctgtttgtggggtcactgtgtacatacattacattactgatcctgatttacatcctgtattacactccagagctgcactcactattctgctggtggggtcactgtgtacatacattacattactgatcctgtactgatcctgagttacatcctgtattatatccaagagctgcactcactattctgctggtggggtcactgtgtacatacattactgatcctgagttacatcctgtattatactccagagctgcactcactattctgctggtggggtcactgtgtacatacattacattactgatcctgagttacatcctgtattataccccagagctgcactcactattctgctgggggggggggtcactgtgtacatacattacattactgatcctaagttacatcctgtattataccctagagctgcactcactattctgctggtggggtcactgtgtatatacattacattactgatcctgtactgatcctgagttacatccagtattatactccagagctgcactcactattctgctggtggggtcactgtgtacatacattacattactgatcctgtactgatcctgagttacatcctgtattatattccagagctgcactaactattctgctggtggggtcactgtgtgcatacattacattactaatcctgcactgatcctgagttacatccagtaatatactccagagctgcactcactattctgctggtggggtcactgtgtacatacattacattactgatcctgtactgatcctgagttacatcctgtattatattccagagctgcactaactattctgctggtggggtcactgtgtacatacattacattactgatcctgtactgatcctgagttacatccagtattatactccagagctgcactcactattctgctggtggggtcactgtgtacatacattacattactgatcctgtactgatcctgagttacatcctgtattatattccagagctgcactcactattctgctggtgaggtcactgtgtacatacattacattactgatcctgagttacatcctgtattatactccagagctgcactcactattctgctggtggggtcactgtgtacatacattacattactgatcctgtactgatcctgagttacatcctgtattatattccagagctgcactccctattctgctggtgggatccctgtgtacatacattactgatcctgagttacatcctgtattataccccagagctgtaatcactattctgctggtggggtcactgtgtacatacattatattactgatcctgagttacatcctgtattatactccagagctgcactcactattctggcaTTATGTGGCACTACTTACTGTCACTATGTACAGTAGTTTGTTATCCTTGCTGTATATGGTggtggcactatatggcactatgttgGTTGGTATGTTACTATAGTAGGTAGTGAGGGGCAGATTGGATTCCCAGCAGATCGCTCTTCTCCAGGAAAAGGATAtgaatatttttgcaaacaagaaataaaaacaaaagtaaaatgTCTTCACTAATAATTACattgaagtgtcactgttgtttattttatttttacaggtgattttaagaaactttgtaattgggtttattaggcaaatctgccattatctgcattcacaaagcctttccccaggtccccccccccctcctcctctctcatatccactactcattatcaggaaatctcgactcttttacatcagttgagccctgtgtaacctatggagaggggagggggaggagggagattagtcgccagcagagagcaaaaaacaaaggattacacagtgggagctgtgtgaaagccggtattcagaggtcagagaggtcagtgctgacttcagaggagagagcccagtgatgtagctgtaaattaactctttgttgtcctgttttggtgcctcatctccctccacccctcccctctccatacacaatgatgaagacagggggggggagagcttcaaactgctttttcttaataaaaatgcatttttcggctaataaacccaattacaacgtttcttaaaatcgcctgtactattgatttctgcaacaacaaaaaatgaaaCAACAATGACACATGCCGTTTTATGTTTACAGCTCCTATGCAAAGCTATGTGTCTCTATGGTCACCGCTTACAAACAAACACTGATCCAAGCTGGAATTAACAACTAACCTAATCACCAGTGAAGCTAAAACTACTTCTACCTAGTCCACCAGGGAAGCTGATACTACTACTAGCCTAATCACCAagattacagatgacagtattaACCATTTCACTGCCCTATGCCACAAGGAATGCTGGTCCTCATTTCTCCACTGCTCTAGTTGGCACTATCTCCTTTACTGTCTCTGGCCATCAGGAAAGCTGGTACTAACATATCTGTGCCCCTAGACATCCAGGGATAGTAGCATTAGCTGTTTCACTGCCTTTGGCCACCAGAGGAACTGCCCTTAACTGCACTGTTATTCCTGACCACAAGGGAAGCTGACAGCAACCTCCCCCACccattaccctagaccaccagggactgtttcactgccctagaccaccagggactgtttcactgccctagaccaccagggactgtttcactgccctagaccaccagggactgtttcactgccctagaccaccggGGACTATttcactgccctagactaccGGGGACTATttcactgccctagactaccGGGGACTATttcactgccctagactaccagggactatttcactgccctagaccaccagggactatttcactgccctagactaccagggactatttcactgccctagaccaccagggactatttcactgccctagaccaccagggactatttcactgccctagactaccagggactatttcactgccctagaccaccagggatactaatATTATCTATTTCAGTTCTGCAGACAACCATTTTTTCAGCATGGCTGGCCCCTCTGGTTTACTATGCCCTTTACTGTTCACCAGActtaggggcggattaactttaccataggccccgggctgttcacctagcctgggcccccccaccccactgtaactatggaagcactagcctggcgttcatagtacaggacagataatgtcatgatgtcctgatttgtgcaaaattgccataaaaaaactgattttttgcaaatcatggcggaagtgtagccaggagacagtacaccactgaaagtataagtctttttgggtggtcatgggccccccaggagctcagggccccgggcgcTACTGACCAGACTGCAATATAACCCAGTGCAATGtctgctctatctatctatctctatatgtatatatatatatgtatatatatatatatatatatatatatatatatatatatatatatacacagtatatctatATCATTTTCTCTTTGTCCCACAATCCTTTGCCCCTCGATTATtatctaataaaaaaataaacaggaCCTCCATCTCAGGATGACAGCCCAGTCCTGCGCGGGCAGGAGGCAAGTCCCTGCAGCCCTGTGTGTTTATATACACACCTTGTATAAGGCGTGTGCTGAAGTCATACCACAAAACGCCAAGCTCATGCCAACTGGTGCCACCCCAAACATCTGCATGAGGTATCATATACATATCAGCATAAGGAGGATGAACACTTTACTGCAATTCCCACAAAACACCATCAAAGGGACATTAATGCTTAGAGTGTAATAGCTGGTTATAGGTCTGGGTCGTATTCTGTGACTACCAGGTGACTACCAGTATGGCCACCAGTAGCTGAGGTGTCTGCGGAGGAGGGTGCAGACTGTATCTACTTACCAGGAGCAGACTTCAGTCTGATCCTGGCTGTTTAACCCTTTATATGCCATGACTAGAAGTTACAGTGGCATGTCAACAGTGACCTGACAGGTGCGGCACCTTTTTTTTGGGGGTCCGATTGGCACCATGGCCTCCATGCCTGCTATGAATCTGCCTGTACAGTGTACCTGAGCAGAGCACTGAATATACAGATCAATGCAATAGCATAAATCATTATAAGGAATTATATATTCAGTTTCGCAGTATTTATGGTAGGAAGAGGGGCGCCTCCTACTGGTCCAGCAAAAAACAGACCCTCTTGTGTATACGGGGGGAAAACAAtagtaataaatataaatatatatacatacatatatacacacacatatatatatatagttcttaGAAGTTGCAGAGTTACAAGCAAGCCAAACATTACTGACGGCAGAAGGGGTTATGATTGTGACCTAAATCTAAGCTTCAGTGTCTGATGGGACCTGCTGCCCTTCCGGAGAGAGGAGACTCACCTTGCTCATGAAAGACTTGCAGAAGGAATTTTCATCAAAAGTCTCAGTTTTTAATCGTTctacaaaaaaacaataataataatcaatgggcCTCAGAGTTTAGAAAATATGATGATTAGCCAAGCTAAAATATATaacatagacacacacatatatatataacacatatatatatacacacagtcacaGGGACCCATTTTAACACTGTGAAGATGTGGCTGGGTTTCCAGGTAGTAGCATAGATatacagcggtaccttggtttaagagtaacttggcttaagagcgttttgatgtatgagctcacagtttttcaaaattgtgacttggtgtaagagcattgctttggtgtaagagctccctgtactgtggaggaggggcatggtctgcacagcgcggtctacagccctgtactctgacccaggaagtctccctcaccttccaaatcatagcgatccacttcaggctggggcttacatcaggggacaggactgtggcggtaatctctccatagctgtaacctctctccccggacagagagcgctgcatgtatgtgcccacatctgccctgctcattccttcatgctccctgcagtctctgtccgcccttgtgtttcccatcctctccattactgtacagtaacttataatatcacatattctgctgtttctgaatgtttgtttcatctgttttacatgttattcagaataataaatcattatttttggggtgtggaaccaattgtctgcatttctatgatttcttatgggaacgccgtcccggaacgaattatgctcgtaatccaaggcaccactgtatatatatttgatGCCCCCATTGTCGGGTATAGGTACAGTGCACTGAAGAAACATTTATTAATcttttatatatgttttccaTTTTGGGGGGTTTGATAGATATTTGTTGTATTTCTGGCAATCACTGTGCGGTATAAATAACACAATAACTGCGGCTTATTATCATTGATCCCAATTTATACCGTTTTCTTCTGTGTTACTAATTTTGTACAGtaactttttttattaaatcattagtttttgtcttaattttttttttacgtatttaCTTTTCCATTGTGACCTGTGTAAGGGCTCGTTTTTTGTGGGTTCAATATTttcataccatttttttttaactgggaaACGTTctcatttttaattttctttctttttagtcAGTCTGATCACTGGTATAATACTCTGCAATGCTTCCTGAGATCTGGACACTTTTATTACACTCCCTGCTGTCATGGCAGCCCATTGGTAAGCTGCAGTCATGTAGCAGGGGGGACATTGGTGTGACAGAGGGTGGGCTCCCTGTTTCTTTACCACCAAGATGCCACAGTCATACCTGACCatagcatctaaggggttaaatggcagaGATTTGTGTCATCTTCAATCCCAACCACTATACAGGGGTGACAGCTGTACAATACAGCCAGCAGCGGATTGCACAGACACAGCTCCTGTATTGCACAGCTACTGCATGGTACCTGACCCAGAACAGTGACAGCTATGTGTGAATATGGAGGCGGATGGTGAATAATCTCCGTCATCTGATACAAGATCCATTATACTTTccttgcaattttttttgcatagGATCATAAAAACATGACTCATCTCTTTCCAAAGCAGCGCCACCCtgtactcaggttgtgtgcggtattacagctcTGTAACCTAACCTCTATGAAGCTGAGGTGCAATTCAAGAAAAAACTTATAGACCggcgtggcactgtttctggaagaaagaagccacgtTTTCCTGATCCTGCACAGCTCCAGCTGTTAGTAAGTCACCTCAGTAAGTTCCTCACCCCGAGATAGTACGGCTCCACCCTCCTGATAGTCCTGAATTTCTTCATCCTTCCTCCTCAGTAGGGTGCACAGCTCCTGACACTGAGCGTCCAGGGCTTTGGTCATGGAAATCAGCGGCTGCAGGAAGTGGCGGCATACCTGTCAATCAAACAGAGGTACAAGGTGTCCTGATCTGTTATAAGAACAATATAACTAGAGAGGCATGAGGGTGAGGAGCATGTTGGCTGTCAAAGGGATTGTTCagctttttttcccttcaaatcaactagtgccagagatttgtaatttacttctattaagaaaatgtcaagtcttccagtacttatcagccgctgtatgtcctgcaggtagtggtgtattctctccagtcttgagagcaggaaaggtttctatagggatttgctgctgctctggacagttcctgacatggacagaagtggcagcagagagcaccgtgtcagaatggaaaggatacaccacttcctacaggacatacaacgGTTGATGAgtactgaagactggagatttttaagataagtaaattacaaatcggtataactttctggtaccagttgattttaaaaaaataacaaattctcaggaggataagctgctgccagagaagTCTGACATTGATTTTCTCACCATTCAAAGCACATGGATGTCTGGccgagctgagtgtgcatgtttaTCAGGGGAGATAGCTGTCGGCTAAAACGTCCGACAGCAATCATATGTATGTGACCAAATGCTATAATAGTATACCATGTGTCTATGACATCACCTACAATGATCATTGCTGGCTGCAGTATGATATAACGTACAACCTGTGactgtggaactacaagtcccaggagagTCCCAGCATGCCACACCAGCTGTTATAAGGGTCTATGAAATTATGCTGGTGACAATCAGAGTCTAGTGATTCATAATGCGGATGTCTGCTCCTATACTGTGTATTTGCTTTGACATCTAGAAAGATCCAGAACATTAATGCAGACATCACTGAGAAGTCTCTGCGCTGCCCACAGAACTCTGCACAGATGGAGCAGAACAGGTTACAATGTAATCTCATAAAGGGAAATGGTGCCATCTAATGGTCACATAGCAAATCACAAGATCATCACCACCATGACATAAAATAGCATCAACCTTAAAATTATTGTTTGTGAATATCTTATTCAGTTAAAACTGAATCTTATTATAACTTATGTCCCAagtacatccagagctgcattcaaaatTCTGTGGAGTCTGTAAGTACAACACCGTCCTTATCCTGGAGTGCAGGGTTCCCAAAGCTGTAGATCTAAAGCTGCAAAGCTTCAACTTTCACCCTGGCCTAGGAGACAaggactgtcagggcatgctgggagttgtagtttggcaacagttgGAGGACCACAGATTGAATGCTGCTGTAGGGCAGGGCTGTAACAGTAATAATACAATACAGCAAAGCATATTCTGTACGGACTGGGAGAAGCTGCTGAAACACAACATATCCTGCGGCCTAAGAGCTAAGAAGTAATCGGAAGAATTCTGAATGCAGGTCTGGTTGTGACAAGTTATGGTCAAACCGCCTTTCCCGTCTCTCACCATGCTGACGCTGGCCTCTCTGCAGTGAAAGTCCCAGTAAAACGGGAGCCCAGAGAGCTGACTCTTCACGTGCAGCATCAGTGTCCCCCGGGTGCGGGTGCAGGACAACGTGTTGGGTGCCTTGTCCTTAGAATCCAACAGGGGACGGATGAGCTGGGAGAGATGGCTGAGGAACGAGGAGATGGGAGCTTTAAGGCGTTTATTCAGCTCCTGTATGGGAAAGATGGGGAGAACATGTAAATTGAATCTCAACGTGGGAGTCTACTACATCTGtacagatcctgagttacatcctgtattatactccagagctgcactcactattctgctggtggggtcactgtgtacatacattacattaatgatcctaagttacatcctgtattatactccagagctgcactcactattctgctggtggggtcactgtgtacatacattacattactgatcctgagttacatcctgtattatactccagagctgaacttactattctgctggtgtgtgtgtgtggggggggggggggggggggtcactgtgtacatacattactgatcctgagttacatcctgtgttataatccagagctgcacttactattctgctggtggggtcactgtgtacatacattacattactgatcctgagttacatcctgtattatactccagagctgcactcactattctgctggtggggtcactgtgtacatacattacattactgatcctgagttacatcctgtattatactccagagctgcactcactattctgctggtggggtcactgtgtacatacattacattactgatcctgagttacatcctgtattatactccagagctgcactcactattctgctggtggggtcactgtgtacatacattacattactaatcctgagttacatcctgtattatactccagagctgcactcactattctgctggtggggtcactgtgtacatacattacattactgatcctgagttacatcctgtattatgttccagagctgcactcactattctgttggtggggtcactgtgtacatacattacattactgatcctgagttacatccagtattatactccagagctgcactctctatgctgctggtggggtcactgtgtacatacattactgatcctgagttacatcctgtattatactccagagctgcactcactatgctgctggtgtggtcactgtgtgcatacattacattactgatcctgagtgacatcctgtATTAGGCACCTTCCTCACCTTTGACCTCTCCTGTATGACATCAGCCGCGGCCTCCTCACACCAGGCACCGCTGAGGTCGGACACAAGGAGACAATATGAGGAATCTGTAAAACGGACTTTAGTGAAGAAGCTGCAGTCACCGATGTGCAGGGTCTGCCATGGCAGCTTCAGGAGGTGAGTGTCTGTATCCTGTGACAGCGTCATGGCGTCCGCGCTCTCTTCCTGTCAGGATATAGCATGAGATAAAATGTAAGAGGCTTGTCCTATAAATGGCCACTGCCGACCTAACCAGCGATAGCAGCCGCAGCGTCTAGATGACGGACATGAGGTGGAGGGTCGCCTGTCCCCACTGCCCCCTCCCCACATATGTAATGGTATGGCAGGattccctgcttgttcagtgtctgcacacTGCTCTGTGGAGTGTTTGGTGCAGGACTGAGTGACTACTCCCTGACATCCTATACACATTATTATAGACACATCCTTGAATACGGTCCGTTTTGATGAAACAGCTCAGAAAGCAGTGTATAAAGGAACCTGTCTCTGCTCTGTCTCCgctgcccttagcaaccaatcacagctcccatagcaaccaatcacagctcagctttcactttttCAAAGCagtatgagaaatgaaagctgagctgtgattggttgctatgggcaacagagagagGCCTACTATGAGACAAGGCCATAAGTCGTCACATCAGCTGAAATCCAGGACTCTCTGAGAACTAGCGGGGTCGCTGTTTAAAGGTGCAaaataaggaggcacttgaagaaaaatgggctgcatggtcgagtCGCTAGAAGAAGCCATTACTGCACAAATACTACAAAGTATCTTTCCTACAATACGCCAAACAACCCAGAGACAGGCCTCAAAACTTCTGGTCATTTGGAGTCATGAGACCAAAAGAtaacatttggagaggtgtcaacaaggcctatgatgtaagggacaccattcctactgtaaagcatggaggtggatCGCTGATGATGGGGATGTGTGAGCCACAAAGGTGCAGGAGACTTGGTCAAAGTTATAGGAAAGATGAATGGAGacggttatcagcaaatacttGAGGCAAATATACACTCATCAGCCCGGAAGCTgcgcatgggacgtacttggacgttccaacatgacaacggtctaaaacacaaggccaagtccacctgtcattggctacagcagaacaaagtgaaggttctggagtggtcaTTTAAGTTTCCTGAGGtcagtatcattgagccactctggggagatctcaagcgcaCAGTTCaagcaagacagcccaggaatttacaggaactggagactTTTAGCCAAAaagaatgggcggctttaccatctgagaaaataaagagcctcatccacaactaccacaaaagacttcaagctgtcattgatgttagaggggacaatacacagtattaaaggacaactccggacaaaagcatttttttatatcttattacttatggaaagttagacaaattcctaatatacattaattatgggaaatgcacatatactgctatttcccttaatttagtagatcacggaGACTTCAAAATCTCAGAAATTTGGTGACGTTACGAACCGGGgatgtaattccaatggagtgtccagcaggggggcgcactatatatagaagtcaatgagtaccattgacttctatatatagtgcgcccctgctggacactattggaattacaccctgattcatctatggaacaggtgagtcTACACAtcgtactactcccccatcatctatctgctAATAGCatgagcagatagatgatgggggagtagtaccagggccatccccaatcCGCCCGCTGCCACCACATATGCcttggtactacttccccatcatgtgctcatactatgagcacatgatgagaaagtagtaccagggctatccccatcaccgccgCCCCTGCTTGTCCggcgggtccgctgctgtaattgaggccccgttCTCAGGGGGGAAGTAGGCCTCAGACCAGGGCCTACTACCCCccgagaccggggcctcaattacagcggcGGACCCGTCCGGACCCCCTGTCGCCGCTGCCCCTGCTCGTCCGCTTATTTAATTGAGGCCCGGTCTCAGGGGGGGAGTAGGCCCTGGTCTGAGgcctactactcccccatcatctatctgctcatactatgagcagatagatgatgggggagtagtagtgtgcagactcacctgttccatagacaaatcagggtgtaattgaaatggagtgtccagcaggggcgcactatatatatatagaagtcaatggtactcattgacttctacatgtagtgcaccccctgctggacactccattggaattacatccccggttcgtgacgtcacggtatttctgagattttgaagtctccgtgatctactaaattaagggaaatagcagtaaatgtgcatttcccataattaatgtatattaggaatttgtctaactttccctaactaataacatattaaaaaatgcttttgcccaaacttctcctttaagaagttcCCGACTGCTCACAATGAAGTGTGCGCCCAAAGCCGCCGCTTCATCGCGTGCACTGAcatgttttctgtggccgctattcaatgaatagctgccgcagttTTTTGTGGTGCCGCTAAGCATCCCGTcctgagtgtatactatatgtaatgtatcagtctgtagttataatgtatcagtctgtaggtataatgtatcagtctgtaggtaTAATGTATCGGTGTGTAGGTATAATGTATCGGTGTGtaggtataatgtatcagtctgtaggtataatgtatcagtctgtagttatatgtatcagtctgtagttatatgtatcagtctgtagttatactgtatcagtctgtagttatatgtatcagtctgtagttatatgtatcagtctgtagttatatgtatcagtctgtaggtataatgtatcagtctgtagttatatgtatcagtctgtaagtatatgtatcagtctgtagttatatgtatcagtctgtagttatatgtatcagtctgtagttatatgtatcagtctgtaggtataatgtatcagtctgtaggtataatgtatcagtctgtagttacaatgtatcagtctgtaggtataatgtatcagtctgtaggtataatgtatcagtctgtagttatatgtatcagtctgtagttatatgtatcagtctgtagttatatgtatcagtctgtagttatatgtatcagtctgtagttacAGGGTGTCCTCAGTCCGCGGGtgtaatgtatcagtctgtagttatatgtatcagtctgtaggtataatgtatcagtctgtagttacaatgtatcagactgtaggtataatgtatcagtctgtaggtatatgtatcagtctgtagttatatgtatcagtctgtagttacaatgtatcagtctgtaggtatatgtatcagtctgtagttatatgtatcagtctgtagttatatgtatcagtctgtagttatatgtatcagtctgtagttatatgtatcagtctgtaggtataatgtatcagtctgtagttacaatgtatcagtctgtaggtataatgtatcagtctgtagttacaatgtatcagtctgtaggtatatgtatcagtctgtagttacaatgtatcagtctgtaggtataatgtatcagtctgtagttatatgTATCAGCCTGTAAgtataatgt belongs to Dendropsophus ebraccatus isolate aDenEbr1 chromosome 9, aDenEbr1.pat, whole genome shotgun sequence and includes:
- the NHEJ1 gene encoding non-homologous end-joining factor 1, which gives rise to MTLSQDTDTHLLKLPWQTLHIGDCSFFTKVRFTDSSYCLLVSDLSGAWCEEAAADVIQERSKELNKRLKAPISSFLSHLSQLIRPLLDSKDKAPNTLSCTRTRGTLMLHVKSQLSGLPFYWDFHCREASVSMVCRHFLQPLISMTKALDAQCQELCTLLRRKDEEIQDYQEGGAVLSRERLKTETFDENSFCKSFMSKNIPEQITSSGLSERLQQLYSDVMSAREEAGAAGDGDPQPPPALESSGFPMADPSTTQQDLDHGQTQKPSQGPPDDVLSLTQRPAIVVSKAKKRKAKGLFT